A window from Thiomonas sp. FB-Cd encodes these proteins:
- a CDS encoding nitrate/nitrite transporter has translation MQTTSSAFDALKGTPQRSLIGATVGFFIGFGAVSLFGPTALTFIKLMHLDPGQVGLLVAMPMLTGSLLRIPFAAWVDRNGGKLPFLILLVASVIGIAGLYWMLLTLYPDHLTQADYPWLLFFGALGGCGIATFSVGIGQVSYWFPQAQQGKALAFYAGFGNTSPGLVAIILPLIIAVGGLWAGYLVSLVIVLSGIALYAVLGFNAPYFQQLHRGSTPDQARGVAKSQGQELFPATSVLRTLLDSAASWRTWPLVALYFTSFGGFLALTAWLPTFWGSFYKTPHWVALGLTAGFSLYSSLIRVPGGSWSDRFGGEKVALLAYTALLLGAGVMTLSQDFWLTVLGEALVATGMGVANAAVFKLVPHYVPHAVGGTAGWVGGLGALGGFVVPPILGHMAQAMGTIGYIRGYSVYIGLALLSIALTSLLYATRTGITLRVPHAPRHESLTLP, from the coding sequence ATGCAAACCACCTCATCCGCCTTCGATGCGCTCAAGGGTACCCCCCAACGATCACTGATCGGCGCGACCGTCGGATTTTTCATCGGCTTTGGTGCCGTCTCACTTTTCGGCCCGACGGCACTGACATTTATCAAACTCATGCACCTCGACCCCGGGCAAGTCGGCCTGTTGGTAGCCATGCCGATGCTGACCGGTTCGCTCCTTCGCATCCCGTTCGCAGCTTGGGTTGATCGCAATGGCGGCAAGCTGCCTTTCCTGATCCTGTTGGTTGCCTCGGTCATCGGCATCGCCGGGTTGTACTGGATGTTGCTGACCCTCTATCCGGACCACTTGACCCAGGCGGATTACCCGTGGCTACTGTTCTTCGGCGCGCTCGGCGGGTGTGGCATCGCCACCTTCTCTGTCGGAATTGGCCAGGTGTCGTACTGGTTCCCTCAGGCGCAACAGGGCAAGGCTTTGGCCTTCTACGCGGGATTCGGCAATACCTCACCTGGCTTGGTTGCCATCATCCTCCCGCTGATCATCGCAGTCGGAGGCCTTTGGGCGGGGTACCTCGTATCCCTTGTCATCGTGCTGAGCGGCATCGCTTTGTACGCCGTCCTCGGATTCAACGCGCCGTATTTTCAGCAGCTGCATCGCGGATCAACCCCAGATCAAGCCCGGGGGGTGGCGAAGAGTCAGGGACAGGAGCTCTTCCCGGCAACGAGCGTCTTGCGCACGCTCCTGGACTCGGCAGCGAGTTGGCGTACGTGGCCGCTCGTGGCGCTGTATTTCACATCCTTCGGTGGATTCCTCGCACTGACCGCGTGGCTACCAACTTTTTGGGGTTCTTTCTACAAGACCCCGCATTGGGTCGCACTCGGATTGACGGCGGGTTTCTCCCTGTATTCCTCACTGATTCGAGTACCCGGCGGCTCCTGGTCCGACAGATTCGGTGGGGAAAAGGTGGCACTCCTGGCCTATACAGCCCTACTGCTTGGAGCCGGTGTCATGACACTCTCGCAAGATTTTTGGCTGACTGTACTTGGTGAAGCGCTCGTGGCAACAGGAATGGGCGTGGCAAATGCGGCCGTGTTCAAACTCGTGCCCCACTATGTCCCGCACGCCGTCGGTGGCACGGCCGGGTGGGTCGGAGGCCTCGGCGCCTTGGGCGGGTTTGTGGTTCCACCAATACTGGGCCACATGGCGCAGGCAATGGGAACCATTGGTTATATCCGCGGCTATAGCGTGTACATCGGACTTGCGCTGCTGAGCATCGCATTGACCAGCCTGCTCTACGCCACGCGCACCGGTATCACGTTACGCGTCCCTCACGCGCCACGCCATGAGTCGCTGACATTGCCGTAA
- a CDS encoding response regulator, which translates to MPNPPILPEIRLLLVDDHALFRRGLAALFAEDPRLRVVGEAADAGQAQRLATQLAPDVVLLDNHLPGVRGVDAVAGLRQAAPGARVLMLTVSEDAADLGAALRAGASGYLLKTCEASELIAAVYRAQKGELVIGAEMAPKVAEAFSASSEGGEGSAMAGPLSPRERQIAAAIARGASNKQIAREFDIAETTVKVHVQSILRKLDLSSRVQIAVYASGHGPGA; encoded by the coding sequence ATGCCCAATCCTCCAATCCTGCCTGAGATTCGCCTGCTTCTGGTCGATGACCATGCCCTGTTCCGGCGTGGCTTGGCCGCGCTGTTTGCCGAGGATCCGCGGCTGCGCGTGGTGGGCGAGGCCGCTGACGCTGGGCAGGCGCAGCGCCTTGCCACGCAGCTGGCGCCCGACGTTGTGCTGCTCGACAACCATCTGCCCGGGGTGCGCGGCGTGGATGCGGTGGCAGGCTTGCGGCAGGCCGCGCCCGGGGCTCGCGTTTTGATGCTCACGGTGAGTGAGGACGCGGCTGACCTCGGCGCGGCACTGCGTGCTGGGGCCAGCGGATATCTCCTCAAGACCTGCGAGGCCAGCGAGCTCATCGCAGCGGTATACCGGGCGCAGAAGGGCGAACTCGTGATCGGTGCGGAAATGGCACCGAAAGTGGCCGAGGCATTTTCGGCATCATCCGAAGGCGGGGAGGGCTCGGCGATGGCCGGGCCCCTGAGTCCGCGCGAGCGTCAGATCGCAGCCGCTATTGCCCGTGGTGCGAGCAACAAACAGATTGCCCGGGAATTCGACATCGCCGAAACAACGGTCAAAGTGCATGTGCAAAGCATCCTGCGCAAGCTCGATCTCAGCTCACGGGTGCAAATCGCCGTCTATGCCAGCGGCCACGGTCCGGGCGCCTGA
- a CDS encoding type IV pili methyl-accepting chemotaxis transducer N-terminal domain-containing protein has product MQTRWTLTAKLAVFAGVFLVLSLLSVGATLWVSWNLEGGAAAVNEAGRLRMMSYRLALTEVAPAHTTVAQELGQMQDSLELLRRGDETRPLFVPWDPQIRAHYAIVLADWQGLRPRWLNPAASGPVTRTDLDRFVSNVDAFVMSIERRLDFWSALLHTAQLAMLGLVVIGTMFMFFAAYLLVLDPVGRLSRGAAALERGDYSARVTVETTDELGDLARGFNRMAQQLQAVYEGLEERVRQKTADLQAEQQRLAALYEVSAMASRAPSLDALADSFTQAVQRISGADAAVLRWTDESAQRYVLLAAEGVAPKLMEDERCLIRGSCYCGQAEADAGPQVVQFRRPGEAEGDPHGETACVRAGFSTLVSIPVSIQHRLLGEIDLLYRRPHLADPAQHALLDALAGHLAAAMESLRSAALERETMVSRERALLARELHDSIAQALAFMKIQLQLLRTALKAGSAHRIDKVVDELDLGVRESLLDVRELLLHFRTRTHAEDIEPVLRSTLQKFELQSGVKANLHFNGQGKPLDPDIQVQVLHVVQEALSNVRKHARAQSVNVTVNSLPDWRFEISDDGTGFDISESAGDSAAHIGQQIMKERAANIGATLHIESARGQGTRVVLSLPPTLARTAIHDHDTDTDAQSSNPA; this is encoded by the coding sequence TGTTTTTGGTGTTGTCATTGCTTTCGGTCGGCGCCACGTTGTGGGTCTCCTGGAATCTGGAGGGTGGTGCCGCCGCGGTGAATGAGGCTGGACGCCTTCGCATGATGAGTTATCGGCTTGCATTGACCGAGGTTGCTCCCGCGCACACAACCGTGGCGCAAGAGCTTGGACAGATGCAAGACAGCCTGGAATTGCTGCGCAGGGGTGACGAGACACGGCCGCTTTTTGTCCCTTGGGATCCCCAAATTCGCGCGCACTACGCCATCGTGCTGGCGGATTGGCAAGGTTTGCGTCCGCGTTGGCTCAATCCGGCAGCAAGCGGGCCCGTCACACGCACGGACCTGGACCGATTCGTCTCCAATGTCGACGCCTTCGTCATGTCGATTGAGCGCCGGCTCGATTTCTGGAGTGCGCTGCTGCACACAGCCCAGCTGGCGATGCTCGGACTGGTGGTCATCGGGACGATGTTTATGTTCTTTGCGGCTTATCTTCTGGTACTTGACCCAGTGGGGCGACTCAGCCGCGGTGCGGCTGCGCTCGAGCGCGGTGACTACAGTGCCCGCGTTACGGTCGAGACCACCGACGAACTCGGCGATCTTGCTCGCGGCTTCAACCGCATGGCCCAACAACTCCAGGCTGTTTATGAAGGCCTGGAAGAACGCGTGCGCCAAAAAACCGCAGATCTGCAAGCGGAGCAGCAAAGGCTTGCCGCGCTTTATGAGGTCAGTGCCATGGCTTCGCGCGCGCCAAGTCTGGACGCGTTGGCTGACTCGTTCACTCAGGCCGTGCAGCGCATCTCCGGTGCGGACGCCGCTGTTCTGCGCTGGACCGACGAGTCGGCTCAGCGCTACGTCCTGCTTGCAGCGGAGGGGGTCGCGCCGAAACTCATGGAAGATGAACGCTGCTTGATCCGTGGCTCCTGCTACTGTGGCCAGGCCGAGGCCGACGCCGGCCCCCAAGTTGTGCAGTTTCGCCGGCCGGGAGAAGCCGAAGGCGACCCCCACGGAGAAACAGCCTGCGTGCGCGCAGGCTTCAGTACGCTGGTCAGCATCCCTGTTTCAATCCAGCACCGCCTGCTCGGCGAGATCGACCTGCTTTATCGAAGGCCGCACCTAGCCGACCCTGCACAACATGCGCTGCTTGATGCCCTTGCGGGACATCTCGCTGCTGCCATGGAGAGTCTGCGCAGCGCAGCGTTGGAACGCGAAACCATGGTGTCGCGCGAGCGCGCCTTGCTTGCGCGTGAGCTGCATGACTCCATTGCACAGGCACTGGCGTTCATGAAAATCCAGCTTCAGCTGCTACGCACCGCACTCAAAGCAGGAAGCGCTCATCGAATCGACAAGGTGGTTGACGAACTCGACCTTGGTGTACGCGAAAGCCTGCTCGACGTTCGCGAACTGCTTTTGCATTTCCGCACCCGAACGCACGCTGAGGATATCGAACCCGTGTTGCGGAGCACGTTGCAGAAATTCGAACTTCAAAGCGGTGTCAAAGCGAACCTTCATTTCAATGGCCAGGGCAAACCGCTGGATCCCGATATTCAGGTGCAGGTTCTCCACGTCGTGCAAGAGGCCCTGTCGAACGTGCGAAAACACGCCCGGGCGCAATCCGTCAATGTGACCGTCAACAGCCTTCCGGACTGGCGCTTTGAGATTTCTGATGACGGAACCGGTTTCGACATATCGGAGTCCGCGGGAGATTCCGCGGCGCACATCGGGCAGCAAATCATGAAGGAGCGTGCCGCAAATATTGGGGCCACGCTGCATATCGAGTCTGCCCGCGGCCAGGGAACCCGCGTCGTCTTGAGTCTGCCGCCGACCTTGGCGCGCACCGCAATCCATGATCACGATACCGATACCGATGCCCAATCCTCCAATCCTGCCTGA
- a CDS encoding NarK family nitrate/nitrite MFS transporter, which translates to MRSNDSTGVGRILKIWTPEDKAFWEREGRAIANQNLWLSIPALFLAFAVWMVWSAVVTKLPNVGFTYSTNELFWLAAMPSLSGATLRIFYAFIVPIVGGRRWTVLSTLSLVVPAIGIGYAVQHVGTPYWVMLFLAALCGFGGGNFSSSMANISFFFPKERKGSALGLNAGLGNLGVSAVQFMVPLVVSVGIFGWFGGEPQSVAQANGVAKHIWLQNAGFVWVLPIVLTSLLALLLMHDITDARASFSEQAVIFKSKHNWIMCWLYLGTFGSFIGFSAGFPLLIKSQFPGVDPLAFAWMGPFVGALIRPVGGWLADKIGGARVTFWNFIAMTLGVVGVLQFLPFGASKGNLVGFFISFMLLFVTTGIGNGSTFRMIPVIFMDEALDNARSQGPGAEAGAVKEGNKQAAAVLGFTAAIGAYGGFFIPKSYGTSIAMTGSPHAALVGFIAFYLSCIVVTWWFYARKGARRPC; encoded by the coding sequence ATGCGTTCCAACGATTCGACTGGCGTGGGCCGAATACTCAAGATCTGGACTCCAGAGGACAAGGCCTTCTGGGAGCGTGAGGGTCGCGCAATTGCCAATCAGAATCTTTGGCTCTCGATTCCAGCCTTGTTTCTCGCATTTGCAGTCTGGATGGTGTGGAGCGCAGTCGTCACAAAGCTGCCCAATGTGGGCTTCACGTACAGCACGAATGAACTCTTCTGGCTGGCTGCAATGCCGTCGTTGTCGGGCGCTACCCTCCGCATTTTTTATGCGTTCATCGTGCCGATCGTGGGCGGAAGGCGATGGACGGTGCTGTCAACGCTGTCCCTGGTGGTCCCCGCTATCGGCATCGGCTACGCCGTGCAGCACGTCGGCACCCCATACTGGGTCATGCTGTTTCTGGCTGCGCTGTGCGGATTCGGCGGTGGAAATTTCAGCTCGTCAATGGCGAACATCAGCTTTTTCTTTCCGAAGGAGCGCAAGGGCTCAGCGCTCGGGCTCAATGCAGGCCTTGGCAACCTTGGCGTTTCCGCCGTGCAGTTCATGGTTCCCCTGGTCGTCTCTGTGGGCATTTTTGGCTGGTTCGGCGGTGAGCCCCAAAGCGTGGCCCAAGCCAATGGGGTGGCCAAACACATTTGGCTGCAAAACGCCGGCTTCGTATGGGTCTTGCCCATCGTGCTCACGTCATTGCTGGCGCTGCTGTTGATGCATGACATCACGGATGCTCGGGCCTCATTTTCCGAACAGGCCGTGATTTTCAAGTCCAAGCACAACTGGATCATGTGCTGGCTCTACCTCGGCACCTTTGGCTCGTTTATCGGATTCTCCGCCGGGTTCCCACTGCTGATCAAGAGTCAGTTTCCCGGCGTTGACCCGTTGGCGTTCGCCTGGATGGGCCCATTTGTCGGCGCGCTCATCCGTCCCGTAGGCGGTTGGCTGGCTGACAAGATCGGCGGCGCACGCGTCACTTTCTGGAACTTCATCGCAATGACGCTCGGCGTGGTTGGCGTTCTTCAATTTCTCCCATTTGGCGCATCCAAGGGCAATCTGGTCGGCTTCTTTATCAGCTTCATGCTGCTCTTCGTCACCACGGGCATTGGCAACGGCTCCACGTTCCGCATGATCCCGGTGATCTTCATGGACGAGGCTTTGGACAATGCACGAAGCCAGGGCCCGGGCGCCGAAGCGGGCGCAGTCAAAGAAGGCAACAAACAGGCCGCTGCGGTCTTGGGTTTCACCGCCGCAATTGGTGCCTACGGCGGCTTTTTCATTCCAAAGAGCTATGGCACGTCCATTGCCATGACGGGCAGCCCGCATGCAGCGCTCGTTGGATTCATCGCGTTTTACCTGTCGTGCATCGTCGTGACTTGGTGGTTCTACGCGCGCAAAGGTGCCCGGCGCCCCTGCTAG
- a CDS encoding nitrate reductase subunit alpha gives MSHFLDRLTHFSRQRDAFANGHGEVTTEDRTWEDTYRGRWQHDKIVRSTHGVNCTGSCSWKIYVKGGIITWETQQTDYPRTHPDMPNHEPRGCQRGASASWYQYSANRVKYPMVRGRLMKMWREARKTLDPVEAWASIVQDPVKRKEYQQLRGMGGFIRARWDDVNEIIAAANAYTVKTYGPDRIFGFSPIPAMSMVSFASGARYISLLGGVMGSFYDWYCDLPPASPQTWGEQTDVPESAEWFNANYIMAWGSNVPQTRTPDAHFYTEARYRGAKTVAVSPDYSEVAKLSDEWVHPKQGTDAAMAMAMGHVILREFHFGANPSEYFLDYCRRLTDMPLLVRLDERMLPDGRKVLTAGRTLRASDFPDLLGQETNPEWKTVAFDSNGDVALPHGSIGFRWQPQGQAASQWNLEPRDARSGEPKELALSLIEHKDGAADVGFPYFGGVHAEHHPGNVQDDVLVRKVPYRFLNLRDAQGDEVAVKVATVYDLLAAHYGIDRGLGDERNSCAKSFADDVPYTPAWQEKITGVPASVVERIAREFASNAHKTHGTSMVILGAGINHWYHADMNYRAIINMLMMSGCIGVPGGGWAHYVGQEALRPQAGWSVLTFALDWVKPPRQMNATSFFYAHTDQWRYEKLGVDEILSPLADAKAFGGSMIDYNVRAERMGWLPSAPQLQTNPLHIARHAASIGLSSRDYVVKGLKDGTLQMSCEDPDNPINWPRNMFVWRSNLLGASGKGSEYFLRHLIGTKHGVLGNDLGPDDPRPEQVTWHDQAPEGKLDLLVTLDFRMSSTGLFSDVLLPAATWYEKNDLNTTDMHTFIHPLSAAVDPTWEARSDWEIFKGIAKKFSEVCVGHLGVEHDVVLTPLMHDSAAELGQGLDVREWKRDEVELIPGKSAPNITEVQRDYPHVYSFFTALGPLMDKPDAGHGHGISWDAREEVQALGNLNGSVRDPGPTEGRPQILSDIDAAEMVMMLSPETNGQVATKAWAALSKKTGLDLSHMPAGREQEKIRYRDLQAQPRRVINSPTWSGIIDEKICYNASYTNVHENIPWRTLTGRQQFYQDHAWMRAFGEGFALYRPPVNLKAVGPVLGKFHNGNREIVLNWITPHQKWGIHSTYSDGLIMLTLSRGGPCVWISEEDAKVAGISDNDWIEVFNANGAIVARAVVSQRVKPGMAMMYHAQERTVNTPASQITQARGGVHNAVTRIVLKPTHMIGGYAQLSYGLNYYGTIGANRDAFCIVRKMAKVDWLDEPTGPAYSHERPHVPNPTA, from the coding sequence ATGAGTCACTTTCTTGATCGGCTTACCCACTTCAGTCGACAACGCGACGCATTTGCCAATGGGCACGGCGAAGTCACCACGGAAGACCGTACGTGGGAAGACACTTACCGCGGGCGTTGGCAGCACGACAAGATCGTGCGTTCGACCCACGGCGTCAATTGCACGGGATCGTGCTCGTGGAAGATTTACGTCAAGGGCGGCATCATCACCTGGGAAACCCAGCAGACGGATTACCCGCGCACCCATCCAGACATGCCAAACCACGAGCCGCGCGGCTGCCAGAGGGGGGCATCAGCCAGCTGGTATCAGTATTCGGCCAACCGCGTGAAATACCCGATGGTGCGCGGCCGGTTGATGAAAATGTGGCGCGAAGCGCGCAAGACCCTGGATCCGGTCGAGGCTTGGGCGAGCATCGTGCAAGACCCTGTCAAGCGCAAGGAGTACCAGCAGCTGCGCGGCATGGGCGGCTTTATTCGCGCGCGCTGGGACGATGTCAACGAGATCATCGCCGCAGCAAACGCCTACACGGTCAAGACCTACGGGCCGGACCGCATCTTCGGCTTTTCGCCGATCCCGGCGATGTCCATGGTGTCGTTCGCTTCCGGCGCACGCTATATCAGCCTGCTTGGCGGCGTGATGGGCAGTTTTTACGACTGGTATTGCGACCTGCCGCCAGCCTCGCCGCAGACCTGGGGCGAACAAACGGATGTCCCCGAATCGGCCGAGTGGTTCAACGCCAATTACATCATGGCCTGGGGCTCGAACGTGCCGCAAACGCGCACACCGGATGCGCACTTCTATACCGAGGCGCGGTACCGTGGCGCCAAGACCGTCGCCGTATCGCCTGACTACTCCGAGGTCGCCAAGCTCAGTGACGAGTGGGTGCACCCCAAGCAGGGAACCGACGCTGCGATGGCCATGGCCATGGGACATGTCATCCTGCGCGAATTCCATTTCGGCGCCAACCCATCGGAATACTTTCTCGACTATTGCAGGCGCCTGACCGACATGCCCCTGCTTGTGCGCCTGGACGAACGCATGCTGCCCGACGGTCGAAAGGTCCTGACCGCAGGGCGCACGCTGCGGGCAAGCGATTTCCCTGACCTGCTCGGGCAGGAGACCAATCCCGAGTGGAAAACGGTGGCGTTCGACAGCAACGGCGACGTAGCACTGCCCCACGGCTCGATCGGGTTTCGCTGGCAGCCTCAGGGCCAGGCAGCGAGTCAGTGGAACTTGGAGCCGCGGGACGCCCGTAGCGGTGAACCCAAGGAGCTGGCGCTGAGCCTCATCGAGCACAAGGACGGGGCAGCCGACGTCGGGTTCCCATATTTCGGCGGTGTGCATGCTGAACACCACCCCGGCAACGTGCAAGACGACGTGCTGGTGCGCAAGGTTCCGTATCGATTCCTGAACTTGCGCGATGCGCAGGGCGACGAGGTTGCCGTCAAGGTCGCCACCGTGTATGACCTTCTGGCCGCGCATTACGGCATTGACCGCGGTCTTGGCGACGAACGGAATTCCTGCGCAAAGAGTTTCGCGGACGACGTCCCCTACACCCCAGCCTGGCAGGAAAAAATTACCGGGGTCCCTGCATCAGTCGTCGAGCGTATCGCCAGGGAGTTCGCAAGCAACGCGCACAAGACACATGGCACATCCATGGTCATCCTCGGGGCCGGCATCAACCATTGGTACCACGCCGACATGAATTACCGCGCCATCATCAATATGCTGATGATGAGCGGATGCATCGGCGTGCCCGGCGGTGGTTGGGCGCATTACGTGGGGCAAGAAGCGTTGCGCCCGCAAGCCGGATGGTCGGTGCTGACGTTTGCGCTGGACTGGGTCAAACCGCCTCGGCAGATGAATGCAACCAGCTTTTTCTATGCGCACACCGACCAGTGGCGCTATGAAAAACTGGGCGTCGACGAGATTCTCTCGCCGCTGGCCGATGCCAAGGCATTTGGTGGCAGCATGATTGACTACAACGTGCGCGCCGAGCGCATGGGGTGGCTGCCTTCGGCGCCACAGCTCCAGACCAACCCGCTGCATATTGCCCGTCATGCCGCCTCCATCGGTCTCTCCTCCCGGGATTATGTCGTCAAGGGGTTGAAGGACGGCACCCTTCAGATGAGTTGCGAGGACCCTGACAACCCAATCAACTGGCCTCGCAACATGTTTGTCTGGCGGTCCAATCTGCTGGGCGCCTCGGGCAAGGGCTCGGAGTACTTCCTTCGGCACCTCATCGGGACCAAACATGGCGTGCTCGGCAATGATCTGGGCCCGGATGACCCGCGCCCGGAACAGGTGACTTGGCACGATCAGGCACCTGAAGGCAAGCTCGATCTCCTCGTTACACTGGACTTTCGCATGAGCAGCACCGGTCTTTTTTCCGATGTGCTGCTTCCCGCTGCGACGTGGTACGAGAAAAACGATCTCAACACGACCGACATGCACACCTTCATTCATCCGCTGTCGGCAGCTGTGGACCCCACCTGGGAAGCGCGCTCGGACTGGGAGATCTTCAAAGGGATCGCGAAGAAATTCTCCGAGGTTTGCGTCGGCCACCTTGGCGTCGAGCACGATGTCGTCCTGACACCGCTCATGCACGACAGCGCCGCCGAGCTTGGGCAGGGTCTGGACGTACGCGAATGGAAACGCGACGAGGTCGAACTCATTCCTGGCAAGAGCGCGCCGAACATCACCGAAGTGCAGCGCGATTACCCGCATGTCTACAGTTTCTTCACTGCGCTCGGGCCGCTCATGGACAAGCCCGACGCCGGGCATGGACATGGCATTTCCTGGGACGCCCGTGAGGAAGTGCAAGCGCTGGGCAACCTCAACGGGTCAGTACGCGACCCAGGCCCGACTGAGGGTCGTCCGCAGATTCTCAGCGACATCGATGCGGCCGAAATGGTCATGATGCTTTCCCCAGAGACAAACGGGCAGGTGGCAACCAAGGCGTGGGCTGCCCTGTCGAAAAAGACGGGCCTTGATCTCAGCCACATGCCAGCTGGACGGGAGCAGGAAAAGATCCGCTATCGCGACCTTCAGGCGCAACCACGCCGCGTCATCAACTCGCCGACCTGGTCGGGCATCATTGACGAGAAGATTTGCTACAACGCCAGCTACACCAACGTCCACGAGAACATCCCTTGGCGTACGCTGACCGGGCGCCAACAGTTCTACCAGGATCACGCGTGGATGCGGGCCTTCGGCGAGGGATTCGCCCTGTATCGACCGCCTGTCAACCTCAAGGCGGTCGGCCCGGTGCTTGGCAAGTTTCACAACGGCAATCGGGAAATCGTGCTGAACTGGATTACGCCCCATCAAAAGTGGGGCATCCACAGCACCTATTCCGACGGCTTGATCATGCTCACCCTGAGCCGCGGCGGGCCTTGCGTCTGGATTTCTGAGGAGGACGCAAAAGTGGCAGGAATTTCGGACAACGACTGGATCGAAGTTTTCAACGCCAATGGCGCCATCGTCGCGCGCGCTGTCGTCAGCCAACGGGTGAAGCCGGGAATGGCGATGATGTACCACGCTCAGGAACGCACGGTCAACACCCCGGCATCACAAATCACCCAGGCAAGGGGCGGTGTGCACAACGCCGTCACACGCATCGTGCTCAAGCCCACGCACATGATCGGCGGCTATGCGCAATTGTCTTATGGGTTGAATTACTACGGGACGATCGGCGCCAACCGCGATGCGTTTTGCATCGTGCGCAAGATGGCCAAAGTGGACTGGCTCGACGAACCCACGGGCCCTGCCTACAGCCACGAGCGCCCGCACGTCCCAAACCCCACCGCCTGA